From a region of the Qipengyuania spongiae genome:
- a CDS encoding LysR substrate-binding domain-containing protein encodes MIKRRLPPLRALEAFARTVRLGSARAAADELGLSPSALSRRIGNLETFVGKKLFTRARQAMQLTDEGQAFYEAVNPHLEALARAVESQSDNLSLLRLRLGVLPLFGSQRLFPRLGELRRSHPLLHIDIDTGPHIEDRVGDTLDAGIILSRGPERGLHAVRLDHNKVHAIASHEVAKGLGDLPDLAKLSKQTFLIHNELPESFRAWKAELQLHDLEPAAIDHYDSGQLMLEAAAQGLGIAIMHDDHLKRARDTRLTDLYGAEVESPYSYWFVCKPTALEERPVRIFHDWLVRAEL; translated from the coding sequence ATGATCAAGCGTCGCCTCCCACCCCTGCGCGCTCTCGAAGCCTTTGCCCGCACGGTGCGGCTGGGCTCAGCGCGCGCAGCCGCCGACGAACTCGGCCTCAGTCCATCCGCGCTTAGCCGCCGGATCGGGAATCTCGAGACATTCGTCGGCAAGAAGCTGTTCACCCGCGCGCGCCAGGCCATGCAACTGACCGACGAGGGGCAGGCCTTCTACGAGGCGGTCAATCCCCATCTCGAGGCGCTGGCCCGCGCGGTGGAGAGCCAGTCGGACAATCTCTCGCTGCTGCGCCTGCGCCTCGGCGTCCTGCCGCTGTTCGGCAGTCAGCGGCTCTTTCCCCGCCTCGGCGAATTGCGCCGCAGCCATCCGCTGCTTCATATCGACATCGACACCGGCCCTCATATCGAAGACCGGGTGGGCGACACGCTCGATGCCGGGATCATTTTGTCGCGCGGGCCGGAGAGGGGGCTCCACGCAGTGCGCCTCGATCACAACAAGGTCCACGCCATCGCCAGTCACGAAGTGGCCAAGGGGCTGGGCGATCTGCCGGACCTGGCGAAGCTGTCGAAACAGACCTTCCTGATCCACAACGAATTGCCCGAAAGCTTCCGCGCGTGGAAGGCGGAGCTGCAATTGCACGATCTCGAACCGGCGGCGATCGACCACTACGATTCGGGTCAGTTGATGCTCGAGGCTGCCGCACAGGGCCTCGGCATCGCGATCATGCACGACGATCACCTGAAACGCGCGCGCGACACGCGGCTGACCGATCTCTACGGGGCCGAGGTCGAGAGCCCCTACAGCTACTGGTTCGTGTGCAAGCCGACCGCGCTCGAGGAACGGCCGGTGCGGATATTCCATGACTGGCTGGTGCGGGCGGAGCTCTAG
- a CDS encoding MucR family transcriptional regulator, whose protein sequence is MDQVSMDMKETLITLTSDIVAAHVSNNNVNVDEVPTLISSIYTALAGLGEQQTQEEAPPEPAVSVRASVKPDYLVCLEDGKKLKMLKRYLRTNYDMSPEEYRERWNLPADYPMVAPNYAEKRRELAKKIGLGRQPGQKRGRKKSS, encoded by the coding sequence ATGGACCAAGTTTCCATGGACATGAAAGAAACCCTGATCACGCTGACGTCCGACATCGTGGCGGCGCATGTCAGCAACAACAACGTGAACGTCGATGAAGTCCCCACGCTGATCTCGAGCATCTATACGGCGCTCGCCGGTCTGGGCGAGCAACAGACGCAAGAAGAAGCGCCGCCCGAGCCGGCCGTTTCGGTGCGTGCTTCGGTGAAGCCCGACTATCTCGTCTGCCTCGAGGACGGCAAGAAGTTGAAGATGCTCAAGCGCTACCTGCGGACGAATTACGACATGAGCCCCGAGGAATATCGCGAGCGCTGGAACCTGCCGGCCGACTATCCCATGGTCGCTCCGAACTATGCGGAAAAGCGCCGCGAGCTTGCCAAGAAGATCGGTCTCGGCCGCCAGCCTGGCCAGAAGCGGGGCCGCAAGAAAAGCAGCTGA
- a CDS encoding GNAT family N-acetyltransferase has protein sequence MGVMEAAFDPYWREAWTRAQVASSLALPHTRSILIDVNGRFDFETPSTAAGFVLARRVPGEEELLLIAVKPECRKQGFGKLLLEEFASSAKHLGAEKVFLEMRDGNPAETLYRSEGFEPIGRRREYYRTTEGTALDALTFVKVLNV, from the coding sequence ATGGGCGTGATGGAGGCCGCCTTCGATCCCTACTGGCGCGAGGCGTGGACGCGGGCGCAGGTCGCGAGCTCGCTCGCCCTCCCTCATACGCGCAGTATTCTGATTGATGTGAACGGCCGGTTCGACTTCGAGACCCCATCCACCGCCGCCGGATTCGTTCTCGCCCGCCGGGTTCCGGGAGAGGAGGAGCTGCTGCTCATCGCGGTAAAACCCGAGTGCCGAAAACAAGGCTTCGGCAAACTTCTCTTGGAAGAATTCGCAAGCTCGGCCAAGCATTTAGGGGCAGAGAAAGTGTTCCTCGAAATGCGCGACGGCAATCCTGCCGAAACCCTTTACCGATCCGAAGGCTTCGAACCCATCGGGAGAAGACGCGAATACTATCGCACCACAGAGGGAACTGCACTCGATGCCCTAACCTTCGTCAAAGTCCTGAATGTCTGA
- a CDS encoding lysophospholipid acyltransferase family protein, whose protein sequence is MAAMRGETVPLTVAGWLRFSIRALGILALLLVFVPLHYLYRIFAYGSPFPMWFLGLTARVVGARVERVGTPLRRDVFFISNHLSWIDILALAGASGTAFVAKWELSQVPGIGWLCSLNRTVFVKRENRMGVAEQINALKEALQDNWSVTVFPEGTVTDGHSLLPFKSSMLSVLEPPPPGVMVQPVVMDYGPVAEDISWVGEESGLHNAMRVMARKGSFKLRIIFLEPFSPEEYRGRKAIAAKAREEIEAALTGALGKPLRDFAHTVEAIRYRAPAPASAPDSEG, encoded by the coding sequence ATGGCCGCCATGCGCGGCGAGACCGTTCCGCTGACCGTGGCGGGATGGCTGCGCTTCTCTATCCGAGCGCTCGGCATTCTGGCACTGCTGCTGGTCTTCGTGCCGCTGCACTATCTTTACCGCATCTTCGCCTACGGCTCGCCCTTCCCCATGTGGTTCCTCGGGCTGACGGCAAGGGTCGTCGGCGCGCGGGTCGAGCGTGTCGGGACGCCCCTGCGCCGCGACGTGTTTTTCATTTCCAATCACCTGTCCTGGATCGACATTCTCGCGCTGGCCGGCGCGAGCGGCACCGCCTTCGTCGCCAAGTGGGAGCTGAGCCAAGTGCCGGGGATCGGCTGGTTGTGCAGCCTCAACCGCACCGTTTTCGTCAAGCGCGAGAACCGCATGGGCGTGGCCGAGCAGATCAACGCGCTGAAGGAAGCATTGCAGGACAATTGGTCGGTTACTGTCTTTCCCGAAGGCACCGTGACTGACGGCCATTCGCTGCTGCCGTTCAAGTCGAGCATGCTCTCCGTCCTCGAACCCCCGCCGCCGGGCGTCATGGTCCAGCCGGTGGTGATGGATTACGGCCCCGTGGCCGAGGACATTAGCTGGGTCGGCGAGGAAAGCGGGCTGCACAATGCGATGCGGGTGATGGCGCGCAAGGGCAGCTTCAAACTGCGGATCATTTTCCTCGAACCGTTCAGCCCGGAAGAATATCGCGGACGCAAGGCGATTGCGGCCAAAGCGCGCGAGGAGATCGAGGCGGCGCTGACCGGCGCGCTCGGCAAGCCGCTGCGCGATTTCGCCCATACGGTGGAGGCGATCCGCTACCGGGCGCCGGCACCTGCATCCGCGCCGGACAGCGAAGGCTAG
- a CDS encoding Fur family transcriptional regulator, whose protein sequence is MQQKIDLEQLCADKGLRITEQRRVIARVLSESDDHPDVEMLHARAAQIDPGISIATVYRTVRLFEEAGILDRHDFGDGRARYEAAPEAHHDHLIDVESGKVVEFVDPELEALQKQIAEKLGYRLVDHRMELYGVRLDRNDKE, encoded by the coding sequence TTGCAGCAGAAGATCGACCTCGAACAATTATGTGCGGACAAGGGGCTGCGCATTACCGAACAGCGTCGGGTGATCGCGCGCGTCCTTTCGGAAAGCGACGATCATCCCGATGTCGAGATGCTGCATGCACGCGCGGCGCAGATTGATCCGGGCATCTCGATCGCGACGGTCTATCGCACCGTCCGACTGTTCGAGGAGGCTGGCATTCTCGACCGCCACGATTTCGGTGACGGTCGTGCGCGTTACGAAGCCGCGCCCGAGGCACATCATGACCACCTGATCGACGTCGAGAGCGGCAAGGTCGTGGAATTCGTCGATCCGGAACTCGAGGCATTGCAGAAGCAGATTGCCGAGAAGCTCGGCTACCGGCTCGTCGATCACCGGATGGAACTCTATGGCGTCCGGCTCGATCGAAACGACAAGGAATAG
- a CDS encoding hemolysin family protein, giving the protein MPDSPSSAGEAESSSGLWPAIRKLFDPDSGERSLREQLEETLDEHEGENGDVERVDTGKGDLSPVERQMVRNLLHFSEHDADDVAIPRGEIIALAADASWDEVVAAFAEHGHSRMPVYRDQLDDVIGMVHIKDVFAFLAAGKPPPPDWTTLMRQPLYVPQTRNALDVLADMRSQRMHLAIVLDEFSGTDGIITIEDLVEEIVGEIEDEHDDAPAELISFIGEGMWDCDARAELDDVAEMVDPRLAEVEESVDTLGGLAFILAEQVPQVGTILDHASGWRIEVTGGDETHVTRLRLHAPKPPVEEG; this is encoded by the coding sequence ATGCCCGACAGTCCATCATCTGCCGGAGAGGCGGAAAGTAGCAGCGGGCTCTGGCCCGCCATTCGCAAATTGTTCGATCCCGACAGCGGCGAACGGTCCTTGCGCGAACAGCTCGAGGAGACGCTCGACGAGCACGAGGGCGAGAACGGCGATGTCGAACGCGTCGATACGGGGAAGGGAGACCTTTCGCCGGTCGAGCGGCAGATGGTGCGCAATCTCCTCCATTTCAGCGAACACGACGCCGACGATGTCGCGATCCCGCGCGGCGAGATCATCGCGCTCGCCGCCGATGCCTCGTGGGACGAGGTCGTCGCGGCCTTCGCGGAACACGGCCATTCGCGGATGCCGGTCTATCGCGACCAGCTCGACGACGTGATCGGCATGGTCCATATCAAGGACGTCTTTGCCTTTCTCGCCGCGGGCAAGCCGCCGCCGCCCGATTGGACGACGCTGATGCGCCAGCCGCTCTACGTGCCGCAAACGCGCAATGCGCTCGACGTGCTGGCCGACATGCGCTCGCAGCGGATGCATCTTGCCATCGTGCTCGACGAGTTCTCGGGCACCGACGGGATCATCACGATCGAGGATCTGGTCGAGGAGATCGTCGGCGAGATCGAGGACGAGCACGACGATGCACCGGCCGAACTCATCAGTTTCATCGGCGAGGGGATGTGGGATTGCGATGCCCGCGCCGAGCTCGACGATGTGGCCGAAATGGTCGATCCCCGGCTTGCCGAGGTCGAGGAATCGGTCGACACGCTGGGCGGTCTCGCCTTCATCCTCGCCGAGCAGGTGCCGCAGGTAGGCACGATCCTAGACCATGCGAGCGGCTGGCGGATCGAGGTGACGGGGGGCGACGAGACCCATGTGACCCGCCTTCGCCTGCACGCGCCGAAGCCTCCGGTCGAAGAGGGCTGA
- the ybeY gene encoding rRNA maturation RNase YbeY — protein MQLDIEIDGWPTANAGGTDWADLAERAHEAAESVEPALANPRLSASILFTLDEDVHTLNREWRAKDKPTNVLSFPMLTREQLLALAGEGGPEMLGDIALALETCEREAREKGISLADHTAHLLVHGLLHLAGHDHVESDGQAEAMEKLEVAALAKMGISDPYEDR, from the coding sequence GTGCAGCTCGATATCGAGATCGACGGCTGGCCCACGGCGAACGCAGGCGGCACCGACTGGGCCGACCTTGCCGAACGCGCGCATGAGGCGGCCGAGAGCGTGGAGCCGGCGCTGGCCAATCCGCGCCTGTCCGCCAGCATCCTGTTCACGCTCGACGAGGATGTGCACACGCTCAACCGCGAATGGCGGGCAAAGGACAAGCCGACCAATGTCCTCTCCTTCCCCATGCTGACGCGCGAGCAATTGCTGGCGCTGGCCGGCGAGGGCGGGCCGGAGATGCTCGGCGACATCGCGCTGGCGCTGGAGACTTGCGAGCGGGAGGCGCGGGAGAAGGGTATTTCGCTGGCCGACCATACCGCGCATCTCCTGGTCCACGGCCTGCTCCATCTCGCCGGCCACGACCATGTCGAGAGCGACGGTCAGGCCGAGGCGATGGAGAAACTCGAAGTCGCGGCGCTTGCCAAGATGGGCATTTCAGACCCATATGAGGATCGCTGA